The following DNA comes from Caulobacter mirabilis.
TGACCAGCTTCGGCAGGTAGAGCGCCTTCTGGCGATCCGTGCCGTGGGCGGTCAGGGCCTCGATCGCACCCTGGGTCAACATCGGGCACAGGCCGAAGGCCAGACTGGCGGCCTGGATCATCTCGAACATGCCGATCTCGAGCGCCTTGGGCAGGCCCTGGCCGCCGAACTCGGGCTCCGCCGACAGGCTGTTCCAGCCGCCCAGCGCGTACTGCCGATAGGCGTCGGCGTAGCCCGGCGCCGCCGTCACCGCGCCGTTGGCGTAGGTCGCGCCGGCCAGGTCGCCCGGCCGGTTCAGCGGCGCGATGACGTCCGCCGCGAACTCGCCCGCCGCCTCCAGGATCGCCGCCGCCGTCGCTTCGTCCGCTTCCGGAAACGCCTCCCCCAACCGGTCGTAGCCCGCGGCCTTCAGGGCGGCGGCCAGATCGCGAAGCGGGGGGCGGTAGGTCATGGGGCGTCTCCTTCGTTCAGGCGTTTTAGGCCTTGGATCACCGTCTCGTGAAGAGCATGCTCTTTCACGGACTTGTGCTCGCCCTATTTGAAGCGAACCGTAACAGCACTAATCACAATAGAGGTCTGCCGCATGCTTCGCCCCGTCGCCGCCGCCCTGGCCCTGGTTCTGATTTCCACGCCCATGGCCGCTCTCGCGGCGCCGTCGACCAACCCGGCGGACATGCCGGCCGGGACCTACGTCCTCGACGGCACCCACGCCAGCCTGCTGGCCAAGGTCCGCCACCTGGGCTTCTCCAACTACACGGTCCGCTTCACGGTGAAGGACGCGACCTACAGCTGGGATCCCAAGTCGCCGCAGACCGCCCAGGTCACCGCCCTGATCGACGCCAAGTCGTTCGACACCGGCTACCCGGGCCATGACCCCAAGCTGGCCAACGAGTTCATCGCCGCCGACAAGTTCCCCGAGATCAAGTTCGTCTCGACCTCGATCCAGCAGAGCCAGGGCGGCAAGGGCAAGATGACCGGCGACCTGACGCTGCGCGGCGTGACCAAGCCGGTGACGCTGGACGTGACCTACAACGGCTATGGCGAGGTCATGGGCTCCAAGCGCTCGGGCTTCTCGGCGGCCACAACGATCAAGCGCTCGGACTTCGGCTCCGACTTCCTGAACAAGCCCGGCATGATCGGCGACGACATCGACATCGTCCTGGAGCTGGAGTTCACCAAGAAGTAGGCCTGAGCCCACCGGGAGCGCCGTATGACCCAGGCCCGTTACTCCGCCGTTGCGATCGTCCTGCACTGGACGATCGCCCTCCTGATGGTCTGGGTCGTCGGCCTGGCCTGGTACGCCGACACCCTGGAGGGGTCGGCCCGCATCGAGCCCCTGCAGCTGCACAAGCCGCTCGGCATCACCATCCTGGTGCTGACGGTCCTGCGGCTGCTGTGGCGGCTGGCCAAGAAGCCGCCGGCCCTGTCGACGCACCTGAAGCCCTGGGAACGGTTCCTGGCCCATGCGGTCCACGTGCTGTTCTACGTGGTGCTGCTGGCGCTGCCGCTCAGCGGCTGGGCGATGGTCTCGGCCAGCAAACTGATCACCGTCTTCCCGATCAACATGTTCGGGCTGTTCGAGTGGCCGGCGCTGTCGTTCCTGACCAACCTGCCCGCCGACCAGCTCAAGCCGACGCATGACGCCCTGCAGGAGGCCCACCATCTCCTGGCCAAGGTCATCATCTACGTCCTGATCCCCCTGCACATCCTGGGCGCCCTCAAGCATCAGTTCCTCGACAAGGACAACGAGCTGGCCCGGATGATCCCCTTCCTCGCCCGAAAGGACGCCGCGTGAAGACGTTCCTCCCCGCCCTGGCGATCACCGCCGCCATCGCCGCCCCCGCCTACGCCGCTCCGGCCCCCGCCTGGACCGTCGACAAGGCCGCCTCGAAGGCGACCTTCGCCTCGAGCTTCGACGGCACGGCCTTCAACGGCAGCTTCCGCACCTGGGACGCCGCGATCCGCTTCGACCCGGCCAATCTGGCCGGCTCGTCGGTCACCGCCACCTTCAACACCGCCAGCGCCGCGACCGGCGATCCCAGCCGCGACAAGGCCCTCCCGGGCGCCGACTGGTTCTCCTCGCAGGCCTTCCCGACCGCGACCTTCAAGGCCACCAGCTTCAAGTCGCTCGGCGGCAACAAGTACCAGGCGATCGGCA
Coding sequences within:
- a CDS encoding YceI family protein; translated protein: MKTFLPALAITAAIAAPAYAAPAPAWTVDKAASKATFASSFDGTAFNGSFRTWDAAIRFDPANLAGSSVTATFNTASAATGDPSRDKALPGADWFSSQAFPTATFKATSFKSLGGNKYQAIGNLTIRGVTKPLTLPFTLVTTGDTAKMTSSIGINRLAFGVGQGEWKTTAVVPGTVTVNINLTAKRAK
- a CDS encoding YceI family protein codes for the protein MLRPVAAALALVLISTPMAALAAPSTNPADMPAGTYVLDGTHASLLAKVRHLGFSNYTVRFTVKDATYSWDPKSPQTAQVTALIDAKSFDTGYPGHDPKLANEFIAADKFPEIKFVSTSIQQSQGGKGKMTGDLTLRGVTKPVTLDVTYNGYGEVMGSKRSGFSAATTIKRSDFGSDFLNKPGMIGDDIDIVLELEFTKK
- a CDS encoding cytochrome b, giving the protein MTQARYSAVAIVLHWTIALLMVWVVGLAWYADTLEGSARIEPLQLHKPLGITILVLTVLRLLWRLAKKPPALSTHLKPWERFLAHAVHVLFYVVLLALPLSGWAMVSASKLITVFPINMFGLFEWPALSFLTNLPADQLKPTHDALQEAHHLLAKVIIYVLIPLHILGALKHQFLDKDNELARMIPFLARKDAA